From one Candidatus Thioglobus sp. NP1 genomic stretch:
- a CDS encoding helix-turn-helix domain-containing protein, translated as MKERGLQDCINENLEKYFSDLNGESSNGVFKMVKQQAESATIKFVLDKVNQNHSEAARILGINRATLKKKVGLYNL; from the coding sequence ATGAAAGAAAGGGGTTTACAGGATTGCATTAATGAAAATCTTGAGAAGTATTTCTCAGATTTAAATGGTGAGTCTTCAAACGGAGTATTTAAGATGGTAAAGCAGCAAGCTGAATCTGCTACTATTAAATTCGTCCTAGATAAAGTCAATCAAAATCATAGTGAAGCCGCAAGGATTCTTGGTATTAATCGGGCAACCTTAAAGAAAAAGGTGGGTCTTTATAACTTATAA
- the dusB gene encoding tRNA dihydrouridine synthase DusB, with amino-acid sequence MNIGSYTLPSKVFLAPMAGTSDKPFRIICKEQGAALTTSEMVVMKKHLLNTNKSKHRLDFSSEQSPISIQIAGSEADELAESAIQALDFGADIIDINMGCPAKKVCNKAAGSALMQNEKLVEDIIKAVVNAVDIPVTLKMRTGWNEENKNAPTIAKIAEDHGIKMLAIHGRTRSQKYNGDAEYDTVKKIVGLVSIPVVANGDITSAEKAKEVLDFTGADAVMLGRATQGNPWLVGQVNDYLKTGQISEAPSIDKKIPLILKHILQIHDFYGHKMGTQLSRKHIFWYSMHLDQEKGSAFWPKINRVSDHSEQYLKFHDFLYSI; translated from the coding sequence ATGAATATTGGGTCATACACTCTCCCTTCTAAAGTATTTCTAGCCCCAATGGCTGGAACTAGTGACAAACCTTTTAGAATTATATGTAAAGAGCAAGGTGCTGCCCTTACTACTTCTGAAATGGTGGTCATGAAGAAACATCTTCTTAATACAAATAAATCAAAACATCGTTTAGACTTTTCTTCTGAACAATCACCAATTAGTATTCAAATTGCTGGCTCAGAAGCAGATGAGCTTGCTGAGTCTGCCATACAAGCTCTCGATTTTGGAGCAGATATAATAGATATTAATATGGGATGTCCTGCAAAAAAAGTATGTAATAAAGCTGCTGGCTCTGCATTAATGCAAAATGAAAAACTAGTTGAAGATATTATTAAGGCTGTAGTAAATGCAGTTGATATTCCTGTAACCCTAAAGATGCGAACAGGCTGGAATGAAGAAAATAAAAATGCTCCTACTATCGCAAAAATAGCTGAAGATCATGGAATTAAAATGCTTGCAATTCATGGTAGAACCAGATCACAAAAATATAATGGTGATGCTGAATATGATACTGTAAAAAAAATTGTCGGCCTTGTTTCAATACCCGTAGTTGCCAATGGTGATATAACTTCAGCAGAGAAAGCTAAAGAAGTTTTAGACTTCACTGGTGCAGATGCTGTTATGTTAGGTCGAGCAACCCAAGGAAACCCATGGCTTGTTGGACAAGTTAATGATTATTTGAAAACGGGTCAAATATCAGAAGCACCATCTATAGATAAAAAGATTCCCTTAATATTAAAGCACATTTTACAAATTCATGATTTTTATGGTCATAAAATGGGAACTCAGCTATCCAGAAAGCATATTTTTTGGTATTCTATGCACCTTGACCAAGAAAAAGGCTCAGCCTTCTGGCCAAAAATAAATAGAGTGTCTGATCACTCTGAACAATATTTGAAATTTCATGATTTTTTGTATTCAATATGA
- the def gene encoding peptide deformylase produces MILDILKYPNKKLRTVAKEVEAVNGDIKQLVKDMFETMYAAPGIGLAATQVNFHQRIIVIDVSDDCDQPLCLINPEIIEKSGEIEYEEGCLSVPNYYENVKRANEIKVRALNEKGVSFEIEANEMLAVCIQHEMDHLMGILFVDHLSKLKQKRLKKKAEKQSQKL; encoded by the coding sequence ATGATTTTAGATATTTTAAAATACCCTAATAAAAAGTTAAGGACTGTTGCAAAAGAAGTTGAAGCTGTTAATGGGGATATAAAACAGCTAGTAAAAGATATGTTTGAAACGATGTATGCAGCTCCTGGTATTGGTCTTGCTGCAACCCAAGTAAACTTTCATCAACGCATTATTGTTATTGATGTTTCAGATGATTGTGATCAACCTCTGTGTCTAATTAACCCTGAAATTATCGAGAAGAGTGGTGAAATTGAATATGAAGAGGGTTGTCTTTCAGTACCAAATTATTATGAAAATGTTAAAAGAGCTAATGAGATTAAAGTGCGTGCTCTTAATGAAAAAGGAGTTTCGTTTGAGATAGAAGCTAATGAAATGTTAGCAGTTTGTATTCAACATGAGATGGACCATTTAATGGGCATCTTATTTGTTGATCATTTATCCAAACTTAAACAGAAGCGCCTAAAAAAGAAAGCTGAAAAACAATCACAGAAGCTTTAA
- the nadB gene encoding L-aspartate oxidase yields the protein MMNKYQFDVLIIGSGSAGLMSAIQLSDSLSVAVISKDEILEGSSFYAQGGISAVLDPEDNFNSHISDTLNTGFNLGNKDSIRFMVEQAPSAIIELEKIGVEFSHKGSNYDLTTEGGHSSKRVAHVSDKTGQSIQINLFATAKNKKNITIFDQHLAVDLLISNSKCNGAYVFHKKTKKVIPFISHNTIIATGGASKSYLYTSNPDTSTGDGIAMAYRAGCEITNMEFTQFHPTCLFHPNAKSFLISETLRGEGAKLTLPNGEEFMHNYDERLELAPRDIVARAIDNEMKIHGYDCVYLDISFKDSKWISDRFPTITNRCKELGIDICNKAIPVVPAAHYTCGGINTDIDAQSNINNLYAVGEVAHTGVHGANRMASNSLLECIVFAQSCAKHINENLLNRSYQKVDDWDSSRVEPSKEKVVITHLWQEIRRIMWNFVGIVRSDSRLKSAYFRIEQINKEVDEYYRLYTVTDDMIELRNLVQTSKIIVESALSRKESRGLHFNQDYPDKDDKIYNTVIINS from the coding sequence ATGATGAATAAATACCAGTTTGATGTTCTTATTATTGGTTCTGGAAGTGCTGGTTTAATGAGTGCAATTCAGCTTTCAGATTCTCTATCAGTTGCAGTGATCTCTAAGGATGAAATATTAGAAGGCTCATCATTCTATGCGCAAGGTGGAATATCTGCAGTATTGGATCCTGAGGATAATTTTAATTCACATATCTCCGATACACTAAATACAGGATTTAATCTAGGTAATAAGGACAGTATAAGGTTTATGGTTGAACAAGCGCCATCAGCAATCATAGAGCTTGAAAAAATAGGTGTAGAGTTTTCTCATAAAGGAAGTAATTATGATCTGACTACTGAGGGTGGTCATAGCTCCAAGAGAGTAGCACATGTTTCAGACAAGACTGGTCAATCAATTCAAATTAATCTTTTTGCTACAGCTAAAAACAAGAAAAATATTACAATTTTTGATCAACATTTAGCTGTTGATCTTCTTATTAGTAATAGCAAATGTAATGGTGCGTATGTTTTTCATAAGAAAACAAAAAAAGTAATTCCATTTATTTCTCATAATACAATCATAGCAACTGGTGGTGCGTCAAAGTCGTATCTTTATACCTCTAATCCAGACACATCAACTGGAGATGGAATTGCAATGGCATATCGGGCTGGCTGTGAAATAACAAATATGGAGTTTACTCAATTTCATCCAACTTGTCTTTTCCACCCTAATGCGAAGTCATTCTTGATATCTGAAACTCTTAGGGGTGAGGGTGCAAAACTTACTCTGCCAAATGGTGAGGAATTTATGCATAACTATGATGAACGACTTGAGCTTGCTCCAAGAGATATTGTTGCTAGAGCAATAGATAATGAAATGAAAATTCATGGATATGATTGTGTCTATCTTGATATTTCATTCAAAGATTCTAAATGGATCTCAGATCGCTTTCCTACAATCACAAATCGCTGTAAAGAATTGGGTATAGATATCTGTAATAAAGCTATTCCAGTTGTTCCAGCTGCTCATTATACGTGTGGGGGAATAAATACAGATATCGATGCTCAATCCAATATCAATAATTTATACGCAGTTGGGGAAGTAGCTCATACTGGGGTTCATGGGGCAAATAGAATGGCAAGTAATTCATTACTTGAGTGTATTGTTTTTGCACAATCGTGTGCGAAACATATTAACGAGAACCTCTTAAATAGGTCCTATCAAAAAGTTGATGATTGGGACTCCTCCAGGGTGGAGCCTTCTAAAGAGAAAGTAGTTATTACTCATTTGTGGCAAGAAATAAGGCGCATTATGTGGAACTTTGTAGGCATAGTTAGAAGTGATAGCCGTCTGAAATCAGCTTATTTTAGAATTGAGCAAATTAACAAAGAAGTGGATGAGTATTACCGTCTTTATACTGTAACAGATGACATGATTGAATTAAGAAACTTAGTCCAAACATCTAAAATTATTGTAGAATCTGCTCTTTCTAGAAAGGAAAGTAGAGGTTTACACTTTAATCAGGATTACCCTGACAAGGACGATAAAATTTATAACACTGTTATTATTAACTCATGA
- a CDS encoding RND family transporter, translating into MFSQLINLLIKRPIWSLSFLILVIGSSLLQIQNFSLDASSESLSLDGDNNLELYLDTQKTFGSDESLLISYTSENSLIEPEQLINLRSFRDKLLEINGVDSVISLLDVSLFQSPPLSLIELASDVYTIDNGKADLDYIENEFKTSPLYASNLISKDLKTTALLIPLSANDPTVIIDDEILKKMIFDIRSTMDEYRNDATLFLGGIPMIRNDAISYIKSDLVIFSLAVVLAMSMILTLIFRKIRWVLLPIMISVTGALFMTGLISAIGWKVTVISANFFSLLLVMTLSVTIHLVVRFRELSKNNPDKKTNDLTRETLEQMIKPCTFTTITTIAAFISLTFSNVQPVIDFGLMMSIGISIALILSFMLFAVMMAILPKPKIINHNDHILGVQNLAFITDKFGKSILISLVIIICISVFGISKLSVENSFINYFKKSTEIHQGLKLIDEELGGTVPLDIVFDNVANAYWADEGLREEFHEVHKYLNSLDSLGKVLSIDTFMQVLKTSNEGKAPNGFLLVLGKNNMPEFAKSQVLVPHISDETDQIRFVARVKETTDGLDRNKLINTINKKLVEEFNFSPESFRFTGSFSLYNNLLQSLFNSQIKTIASVFVIIFIMFMLIFKSASIALIAVLSNTIPSLIILGIMGLFKIPLDIMTITIAAIAIGIGIDNAIHYINRFQDELTKDDDYLMSMYRAHASIGLAIFYTAITVAIGFLVLILSSFIPSIYFGIFMTVAMLSAVLVNLTLLPKLLIIFKPKMNNIKLIK; encoded by the coding sequence ATGTTTTCTCAACTTATAAACCTATTAATTAAGAGACCAATATGGTCTTTGTCTTTTTTAATATTAGTTATAGGTTCATCACTACTCCAGATACAGAACTTTTCTCTTGATGCTTCATCTGAGTCCTTGTCATTGGATGGAGATAATAATCTGGAACTCTATTTAGATACACAGAAAACATTTGGCTCTGATGAATCACTCTTAATTAGCTATACTTCTGAGAATAGCTTAATTGAGCCAGAGCAACTCATTAACTTGAGATCTTTTAGAGATAAGCTGCTTGAAATTAATGGAGTAGACTCTGTAATTTCTTTACTTGATGTATCTTTATTTCAATCACCACCTCTTTCTCTAATTGAGTTGGCAAGTGATGTATACACAATAGATAATGGTAAGGCTGATTTAGATTATATTGAGAATGAGTTTAAAACTAGTCCTTTATACGCAAGCAACTTAATTAGTAAGGATCTAAAAACAACTGCTTTATTGATTCCACTGAGTGCTAATGACCCAACGGTAATAATTGATGATGAAATATTAAAAAAAATGATTTTTGATATTCGCTCGACAATGGATGAATATCGTAATGATGCTACGCTTTTCTTAGGTGGAATTCCCATGATAAGAAATGATGCTATTTCATATATTAAAAGTGATTTAGTAATATTTAGTCTTGCTGTTGTTTTAGCAATGTCAATGATACTTACATTAATTTTCCGAAAAATTCGTTGGGTTTTATTACCAATTATGATTAGTGTTACTGGGGCTTTATTCATGACTGGATTAATTAGCGCTATTGGTTGGAAGGTTACAGTTATTTCTGCTAACTTTTTTTCACTGCTTCTTGTAATGACTCTTTCAGTCACAATTCATTTAGTAGTTCGCTTTAGAGAATTATCTAAAAATAATCCAGATAAAAAAACCAATGACCTTACTAGGGAAACCCTAGAACAAATGATTAAACCATGCACCTTTACAACAATAACTACAATTGCTGCTTTTATTTCACTAACTTTTAGCAATGTTCAGCCAGTAATTGACTTTGGTTTAATGATGAGTATCGGTATATCAATTGCTCTTATTTTATCTTTTATGCTTTTTGCAGTTATGATGGCAATATTACCCAAACCAAAAATTATAAATCATAATGATCACATCTTAGGTGTTCAAAATCTTGCATTTATAACTGATAAATTTGGAAAAAGCATACTAATCTCTCTAGTAATAATTATCTGCATTTCTGTTTTTGGAATCAGTAAACTTTCCGTTGAGAATAGCTTTATAAATTATTTTAAAAAATCTACAGAAATTCATCAAGGACTCAAGCTAATTGATGAAGAGCTAGGTGGAACTGTCCCCCTAGATATTGTTTTTGATAATGTTGCTAACGCATACTGGGCAGATGAGGGCTTAAGGGAAGAGTTTCATGAAGTTCATAAATATTTGAATAGCCTCGATAGCTTAGGAAAAGTTTTATCAATTGATACATTTATGCAGGTTCTCAAAACTTCTAATGAAGGTAAAGCACCAAATGGCTTTTTACTTGTCTTAGGTAAAAATAATATGCCAGAATTTGCAAAATCTCAAGTTCTTGTTCCACACATATCCGATGAAACTGACCAAATACGTTTTGTTGCGCGCGTCAAAGAAACAACCGATGGATTAGATAGAAATAAATTAATTAATACCATCAATAAAAAGTTAGTTGAAGAATTCAACTTTAGTCCAGAGAGTTTTCGCTTTACAGGATCATTTTCCCTATATAACAACCTTCTTCAGAGTCTATTCAATTCCCAAATTAAAACAATTGCTAGTGTCTTTGTTATTATTTTCATCATGTTTATGTTAATTTTTAAATCGGCTTCAATAGCTCTTATAGCCGTTTTATCAAATACTATTCCATCACTTATAATTTTGGGAATTATGGGCTTATTCAAAATACCTCTTGATATTATGACAATTACTATTGCAGCAATTGCAATTGGAATTGGAATTGATAATGCTATTCACTACATTAATCGATTTCAAGACGAATTAACTAAGGATGATGACTATCTTATGTCAATGTATCGAGCTCATGCCTCCATTGGCCTTGCAATTTTTTATACAGCAATAACAGTTGCTATAGGATTTTTAGTTTTAATACTATCAAGCTTTATACCAAGTATCTATTTTGGAATCTTTATGACTGTTGCTATGCTTAGTGCAGTATTAGTGAACTTAACATTACTCCCTAAATTATTAATTATTTTCAAGCCAAAGATGAATAATATAAAGCTTATAAAATAA
- a CDS encoding protein-L-isoaspartate O-methyltransferase: MDIKQARKNVIEQQIRPWGGLNIRANQALIDIPRENFVPEEYQNLVFADMEIPLTNSEKMLSPKIEGRILDSLDLKGHEDVLEIGTGSGYFTAVLASLAKSVKSIEIHKELIDAAKEKIDVLNISNVELVNEDALNLNLGNEKFDTIVVGCSLPVISEDLKRALKISGKLFIVVGSKNQMHATLVERIDGDKWKSKSLFETYIDLMNGSEPLPEFTF; the protein is encoded by the coding sequence ATGGATATTAAGCAGGCAAGAAAAAATGTAATTGAACAGCAAATAAGGCCTTGGGGTGGTCTTAATATTCGTGCAAATCAAGCGCTCATTGATATCCCTCGCGAAAACTTTGTTCCTGAAGAATATCAAAACTTGGTTTTTGCTGACATGGAAATACCACTTACTAATTCTGAAAAAATGCTTTCACCAAAAATTGAGGGAAGAATTTTAGACTCACTTGATCTAAAAGGACATGAAGATGTTTTAGAGATTGGGACTGGAAGTGGTTACTTTACAGCTGTTCTTGCATCACTTGCTAAGTCAGTTAAAAGTATTGAAATTCATAAAGAGCTAATTGATGCAGCAAAAGAAAAAATTGATGTGCTCAATATAAGTAATGTTGAACTTGTTAATGAGGATGCACTTAACTTAAACCTTGGTAACGAGAAGTTTGATACTATAGTAGTTGGCTGTTCTCTTCCTGTTATAAGTGAGGACTTAAAAAGAGCTCTAAAGATAAGTGGGAAATTATTTATTGTAGTTGGCTCAAAAAATCAAATGCACGCTACCCTTGTTGAGAGGATAGATGGAGATAAATGGAAATCTAAATCTCTTTTTGAGACTTATATTGATTTAATGAATGGCTCAGAGCCTCTTCCAGAATTTACTTTTTAA
- the lpdA gene encoding dihydrolipoyl dehydrogenase — protein sequence MIKTQLLVIGSGPGGYTAAFRAADLGKEVTLVETHDSLGGVCLNVGCIPSKSLLHTAEVINEAKHAGELGINFSSPKIDILAVRKNKEGIVNKLTGGIQALAKARKVQVIKGYAKFLSKNQAALEGSDEVIEFENCIIAAGSKVTKLPMFPFDDSRVMDSTDALLLDEIPKRLLVVGGGIIGLEMATIYDALGSEITMVELGAQIIPQADKDIVMPLFKKVKKQYANIFLNTKVTKMSALKKGIKVDFEGKDSPSTDTFDKVLVAVGRSPNGHDIDADKAGVEVNKSGFISTNTQMQTNVDNIFAIGDIVGQPMLAHKATHEGKVAAEVISGEKSGFDALTIPSVAYTDPEVAWTGKTEKELIESGIKFTKGVFPWAASGRSLSIGRSEGVSKGLFDTDSGKILGMGICGKNAGDLISEASLAIEMGCDMSDIALTIHAHPTLSETTAFAAEMAEGTITDLMPPRKKK from the coding sequence ATGATTAAAACTCAGCTACTAGTAATTGGTTCAGGTCCTGGTGGTTATACAGCTGCGTTTCGTGCTGCAGATCTTGGTAAAGAAGTTACCTTAGTTGAGACTCATGATTCGCTGGGTGGGGTTTGTTTAAATGTAGGTTGTATTCCTTCAAAATCACTCCTTCATACTGCTGAGGTAATTAACGAAGCCAAACATGCAGGTGAACTTGGTATAAATTTTTCAAGCCCAAAAATTGACATTCTTGCTGTAAGAAAAAATAAAGAAGGCATAGTTAATAAACTTACTGGTGGAATTCAAGCTCTTGCTAAGGCAAGAAAAGTTCAAGTAATTAAGGGTTATGCAAAATTCCTTTCGAAGAATCAAGCTGCTCTTGAAGGTAGTGATGAAGTAATTGAATTTGAAAACTGTATTATTGCTGCTGGCTCTAAAGTAACAAAACTCCCAATGTTCCCATTTGATGATAGTCGAGTAATGGACTCTACTGATGCCCTTTTATTGGATGAAATTCCCAAAAGATTGCTAGTTGTTGGTGGTGGTATTATTGGCCTTGAAATGGCAACTATTTATGATGCGCTTGGAAGTGAAATAACGATGGTTGAACTTGGGGCACAAATTATTCCTCAAGCGGATAAAGATATTGTTATGCCTCTATTTAAAAAAGTAAAGAAACAATATGCGAACATATTCCTGAATACTAAAGTTACAAAAATGTCTGCATTAAAAAAAGGAATTAAAGTAGATTTTGAAGGTAAAGACTCGCCCTCAACTGATACCTTTGACAAAGTTTTAGTTGCTGTCGGTCGTTCACCAAATGGCCATGATATTGATGCAGATAAAGCAGGTGTTGAAGTAAATAAAAGTGGATTTATTTCAACAAATACTCAAATGCAAACTAATGTTGATAATATATTTGCAATTGGGGATATTGTCGGTCAACCAATGCTTGCACATAAGGCAACTCATGAAGGTAAAGTAGCTGCAGAGGTAATCAGTGGTGAAAAATCTGGATTTGATGCTCTCACAATTCCATCAGTTGCATATACTGATCCTGAAGTCGCATGGACTGGAAAAACTGAAAAGGAATTAATAGAAAGTGGTATTAAATTTACAAAAGGAGTTTTTCCTTGGGCGGCATCTGGAAGAAGCTTAAGTATTGGTCGAAGTGAGGGTGTTTCAAAAGGATTATTTGATACAGATTCGGGTAAGATTCTTGGAATGGGTATTTGTGGTAAGAATGCTGGTGACCTAATATCCGAAGCAAGCTTAGCCATTGAAATGGGCTGCGATATGAGTGATATTGCCTTAACAATTCATGCTCACCCCACCCTATCAGAAACAACGGCATTTGCAGCTGAAATGGCAGAAGGAACTATTACTGATTTAATGCCACCAAGAAAAAAGAAATAG
- a CDS encoding 2-oxo acid dehydrogenase subunit E2: MPTKKNVELPDIGDFDSVDIIEVLVKVGDNINENDSIITLETDKATMEIPAPFSGRVVSIAVKVDDKIAQGELILTLESESEDNDEAKKEATSKIVEEDKVHTEALEDIPSTDVKIDKEIPESNEPKEEFSLNTDSKSHASPSIRKLARELGVSLLKVNGTGQKGRILEEDLKSYVKDIVTNGSSDETEILPLSRIKKKSGKHLIKSWNSIPHVTQFDEVNVEQMERFRKHQKERGIKLSPLVFIMKAITQVLKRHPNFNASLDENNENLILKKFFSIGIAVDTPNGLVVPVIRDVGKKSLIELSDELSIISSKAREGNLEANEMKGAGFTISSLGGIGGTQFTPIINSPEVAILGVSRTQMKPVWNGESFIPTPTLPLALSYDHRVIDGAEGARFMAELNHVLKNIMEMLL, from the coding sequence ATGCCTACTAAAAAAAATGTTGAGTTACCAGATATAGGTGATTTTGACTCTGTTGATATTATCGAGGTACTGGTAAAGGTTGGAGATAATATTAATGAAAATGATAGCATCATTACACTTGAAACTGATAAAGCTACAATGGAAATTCCAGCACCTTTTTCAGGAAGGGTAGTTAGTATTGCTGTTAAAGTTGATGATAAGATTGCCCAGGGTGAACTTATTCTTACTTTAGAAAGTGAATCAGAAGACAATGATGAAGCAAAAAAAGAGGCTACAAGCAAAATAGTAGAAGAGGATAAAGTCCATACAGAAGCCCTTGAAGATATTCCCTCTACTGATGTAAAAATTGATAAAGAAATCCCAGAAAGTAATGAACCTAAAGAAGAGTTTTCTTTAAATACAGATTCTAAATCACATGCATCTCCATCTATAAGAAAATTAGCTAGAGAGCTTGGTGTAAGTCTTTTAAAAGTTAATGGTACTGGTCAAAAAGGCAGGATTCTTGAAGAAGATTTAAAGTCTTATGTTAAAGATATTGTTACTAATGGAAGTAGTGATGAAACTGAAATATTACCACTATCAAGAATCAAAAAGAAATCAGGAAAACACCTGATTAAATCATGGAACTCTATACCTCATGTGACTCAATTTGATGAAGTTAATGTTGAACAAATGGAACGTTTTCGTAAGCATCAAAAAGAAAGGGGTATCAAATTAAGTCCATTAGTTTTCATTATGAAAGCTATAACTCAAGTTTTAAAGCGTCATCCGAATTTTAATGCCTCACTTGATGAAAATAACGAAAATTTAATTTTAAAAAAATTCTTTAGTATAGGTATCGCAGTAGATACTCCAAATGGCCTAGTTGTTCCAGTTATTCGAGATGTTGGTAAAAAATCCTTAATAGAGCTTTCTGATGAACTCTCTATAATTTCCTCAAAAGCTAGGGAAGGTAATTTAGAAGCTAATGAGATGAAGGGTGCAGGCTTTACAATTTCAAGTTTAGGGGGAATAGGTGGAACCCAATTTACACCTATAATTAATTCGCCTGAAGTAGCAATCTTAGGAGTATCCAGAACTCAAATGAAGCCAGTTTGGAATGGTGAGTCTTTTATACCTACTCCAACTCTGCCCTTAGCACTTTCATATGATCATAGAGTTATTGATGGAGCAGAAGGAGCAAGATTTATGGCTGAGCTAAATCATGTATTAAAAAATATTATGGAGATGTTGTTATGA